In one Agathobacter rectalis ATCC 33656 genomic region, the following are encoded:
- the lepA gene encoding translation elongation factor 4, translating to MSIDQSKIRNFCIIAHIDHGKSTLADRIIEKTGTLTSREMQAQVLDNMDLERERGITIKSQAVRIIYTAKDGEEYIFNLIDTPGHVDFNYEVSRSLAACDGAILVVDAAQGVEAQTLANVYLALDHDLDVFPVINKVDLPSARPDEVAQEIEDVIGIEAMDAPRISAKTGLNIEDVLEQIVKKIPAPTGDKDAPLKALIFDATYDSYKGVIIFCRLREGSVKVGDTIKMMATGASDVVTEVGYFGAGQFIPCDELSAGMVGYIAASIKNVRDTRVGDTVTLVDRPCDEALPGYKKVNPMVYCGLYPADSAKYPDLRDALEKLQVNDASLQFEPETSLALGFGFRCGFLGLLHLEIIQERLEREFDLDLVTTAPSVIYKIHKTSGEVIDLTNPSNMPDPSEIEYMEEPYVSAEIMVTSDYVGAIMKLCQERRGVYISMEYIEKTRALIKYDLPLNEIIYDFFDALKSRSRGYASFDYEMKDYERSELVKLDILINKEMVDALSFIVFKESAYERGRKMCEKLKGEIPRHLFEIPIQAAVGGKIIARETVKALRKDVLAKCYGGDISRKKKLLEKQKEGKKRMRQVGNVEIPQEAFMSVLKLDEE from the coding sequence ATGTCAATAGATCAGAGCAAAATCCGCAATTTTTGTATTATTGCCCATATTGATCACGGTAAATCTACACTCGCGGACAGAATTATAGAAAAAACAGGCACACTTACCAGCAGGGAGATGCAGGCTCAGGTGCTCGACAATATGGATTTAGAGAGAGAGCGTGGTATCACAATCAAGTCTCAGGCAGTCCGTATTATATATACCGCAAAGGATGGCGAAGAGTATATTTTTAATCTGATAGATACACCGGGACACGTGGATTTTAACTATGAGGTATCAAGGAGTCTTGCGGCATGTGACGGAGCTATACTTGTAGTGGATGCGGCCCAGGGCGTTGAGGCCCAGACACTTGCAAATGTTTACCTTGCACTGGATCATGACCTAGATGTATTTCCTGTTATAAATAAGGTGGATCTGCCGAGTGCGCGCCCGGATGAGGTGGCACAGGAGATTGAGGACGTTATCGGTATTGAAGCTATGGATGCACCGCGTATTTCCGCAAAGACAGGACTCAATATAGAGGATGTGCTGGAGCAGATTGTAAAAAAGATTCCGGCACCAACAGGCGATAAAGATGCACCGCTTAAAGCACTTATATTTGATGCAACATATGATTCTTATAAGGGAGTCATTATTTTCTGCCGACTGAGAGAGGGTTCTGTAAAGGTAGGAGACACAATAAAGATGATGGCTACAGGTGCATCTGATGTGGTTACAGAGGTGGGCTATTTTGGCGCAGGCCAGTTTATACCATGTGATGAACTTTCGGCCGGTATGGTTGGATACATTGCGGCCAGCATCAAAAATGTCAGGGATACACGTGTGGGTGATACAGTTACACTCGTTGACAGACCGTGCGATGAGGCGCTTCCGGGCTATAAGAAGGTCAACCCTATGGTTTACTGTGGTCTTTATCCTGCAGACAGTGCAAAGTATCCTGATTTAAGGGATGCGCTTGAAAAGCTGCAGGTCAACGACGCTTCATTACAGTTTGAGCCTGAGACATCACTGGCACTTGGCTTTGGCTTCAGATGCGGATTCCTTGGTCTTTTACATCTGGAAATTATTCAGGAGAGACTGGAGAGAGAGTTTGATCTTGATCTCGTTACCACTGCACCTAGTGTTATTTACAAGATTCACAAGACAAGCGGTGAGGTGATAGATTTGACCAACCCTTCAAATATGCCGGATCCGTCAGAGATTGAGTATATGGAGGAGCCATACGTATCTGCAGAGATTATGGTCACAAGTGACTATGTCGGTGCGATTATGAAGCTGTGCCAGGAGAGACGAGGAGTCTATATCAGCATGGAGTATATCGAAAAAACACGAGCTCTCATAAAGTACGACTTGCCATTAAATGAGATTATCTATGATTTCTTTGATGCTTTAAAGTCACGCTCGAGGGGATATGCTTCGTTTGACTATGAGATGAAGGATTATGAGCGCTCAGAGCTTGTCAAGCTTGACATCTTAATCAATAAGGAAATGGTCGATGCACTTTCATTTATCGTATTCAAGGAGAGTGCATACGAAAGAGGCCGTAAGATGTGCGAGAAGCTTAAGGGTGAGATACCAAGGCATCTGTTTGAGATACCTATTCAGGCAGCAGTCGGTGGCAAGATTATAGCAAGAGAGACGGTTAAGGCGCTTCGCAAGGATGTGCTTGCCAAGTGCTACGGTGGTGATATTTCACGTAAGAAGAAGCTGCTTGAGAAGCAGAAGGAAGGAAAGAAGAGGATGCGTCAGGTGGGCAATGTAGAGATACCACAGGAGGCATTCATGAGTGTGCTTAAGCTGGATGAGGAGTAA
- the hemW gene encoding radical SAM family heme chaperone HemW, producing MKNLEIYIHIPFCVRKCEYCDFLSFPADDDAKLRYVKGLMAEMIFYGPLMKNYQVSSVYIGGGTPSSIDEQWIAALMEGVFDCFNVLPDAEISIECNPGTLSREKLLAYRDAGINRLSIGLQSANNDELKLLGRIHTFEQFVTNYEVARNVGFKNINVDLMYGLPGQSASQYMATVNKIIRLHPDHISAYSLIVEKGTPFYEKYKFDMVRQEAGMRTEFLPNEDELYDMEKAGQKAFMDAGYRQYETSNYAKRGMECRHNIGYWTRADYLGLGIGAASLISNVRYTNTSDMDEYLSRCRHIHDVGDDIFKANLHVSADVIDKKGQMEEFMFLGLRMNEGVTREAFERAFGISIDAIYKDTIDSLKKQELLVVKAGHIYLSERGKDVANYVMAQFLKD from the coding sequence ATGAAGAATCTTGAGATTTATATTCATATACCATTTTGTGTGAGAAAATGTGAATATTGTGATTTTTTATCATTTCCCGCAGACGATGATGCAAAGCTTCGCTATGTCAAGGGGCTTATGGCGGAAATGATATTTTACGGCCCGCTTATGAAGAACTATCAGGTGTCATCTGTCTATATCGGAGGAGGTACACCAAGCTCTATAGATGAGCAGTGGATTGCTGCTTTGATGGAGGGTGTGTTTGACTGCTTTAATGTGCTGCCTGATGCTGAGATATCCATAGAGTGCAATCCCGGTACGCTTAGCAGAGAAAAGCTTTTAGCATACAGGGATGCGGGAATCAACCGCCTGTCCATAGGACTGCAGTCGGCAAATAATGATGAGCTTAAGCTGCTCGGGCGTATACATACCTTTGAACAGTTTGTGACGAATTACGAGGTGGCCAGAAACGTGGGCTTTAAAAATATCAATGTAGATTTGATGTATGGTCTGCCGGGACAGTCAGCGTCACAGTATATGGCGACAGTAAACAAGATTATAAGGCTTCATCCGGATCATATATCGGCGTATTCTCTTATAGTGGAAAAGGGTACTCCTTTCTATGAAAAGTACAAGTTTGACATGGTGCGCCAGGAGGCGGGCATGAGAACAGAGTTTCTGCCTAATGAGGACGAGTTATATGATATGGAAAAGGCGGGACAGAAGGCGTTTATGGATGCCGGCTACAGGCAGTATGAGACATCTAACTATGCTAAAAGAGGTATGGAGTGCCGCCATAATATAGGCTACTGGACCAGAGCTGACTATTTAGGACTTGGAATAGGGGCGGCATCGCTTATATCAAATGTCAGATATACCAATACATCAGATATGGATGAATATCTGTCGCGATGCCGTCATATACATGATGTGGGTGATGATATATTTAAGGCCAATCTGCATGTGTCAGCTGATGTTATAGACAAAAAGGGACAGATGGAGGAGTTTATGTTTCTTGGACTTCGTATGAATGAGGGGGTCACAAGAGAAGCCTTTGAGAGGGCATTTGGTATTTCGATAGATGCAATCTACAAGGATACGATAGACAGCCTGAAAAAACAGGAGCTGCTCGTGGTAAAGGCCGGGCATATCTATTTATCGGAGAGAGGAAAAGATGTAGCCAATTACGTTATGGCACAGTTTTTGAAGGATTAA
- a CDS encoding segregation and condensation protein A, with protein MDMTFKLQVFEGPLDLLLYLIEKNKVNIYDIPIVEITAQYMEYVNQMKKDNLDTLSEFLVMAATLLDIKSKMLLPKKEEEEQEQEDPRAELVQQLLEYKMYKCMANELKDRQLDAGKVWYKKKDIPDEVLAYEEPVNLEELVGDIRLSDLNRIFQSIMKRQEEKIDKVRSKFGKIEKEEVSLEEKMEYLTDYAASHKHFSFRGMLTASSSKVEVIVTFLAILELMKTGKLTIVQEHIFDDIRIESRIAA; from the coding sequence ATGGATATGACTTTTAAGCTTCAGGTGTTTGAGGGACCGCTTGACCTGCTTTTATACCTGATAGAGAAAAATAAAGTAAATATTTATGATATCCCGATTGTCGAGATTACAGCGCAGTACATGGAGTATGTGAATCAGATGAAAAAGGATAACCTGGACACGCTCAGCGAGTTTCTCGTGATGGCAGCTACGCTCCTCGACATAAAGTCAAAGATGCTTCTCCCAAAGAAAGAGGAAGAAGAGCAGGAGCAGGAAGATCCAAGAGCAGAGCTTGTGCAGCAGCTGCTTGAGTACAAGATGTACAAGTGCATGGCAAACGAGCTTAAGGATCGCCAGCTGGATGCCGGCAAGGTGTGGTATAAGAAGAAGGACATACCTGATGAGGTGCTTGCATATGAGGAGCCTGTTAATCTTGAGGAGCTTGTCGGAGATATCCGTCTTTCTGATTTAAACAGAATCTTTCAAAGTATAATGAAGAGACAGGAAGAAAAGATAGATAAGGTCCGTTCGAAGTTTGGAAAGATTGAAAAGGAAGAGGTCTCCTTAGAGGAAAAGATGGAATATCTGACAGACTATGCTGCCTCACACAAGCACTTCAGCTTCAGAGGGATGCTTACTGCATCGTCAAGCAAAGTGGAAGTCATAGTTACATTTCTTGCCATACTGGAGCTTATGAAGACCGGCAAATTAACTATCGTTCAGGAGCATATTTTTGATGATATCCGGATTGAGTCAAGGATTGCTGCATAA
- the scpB gene encoding SMC-Scp complex subunit ScpB — translation MNYKAAIEAILFTMGESVELGRIADAIQLNEKETKKLLDELIKEYRSSSNIGMNIIELDGAYQMCTKPQMYEYLIRIAKQPKKRVLTDVLLETLSIIAYKQPVTKAEIEKIRGVSSEHAVSKLVEYNLVQELGRLDAPGRPLLFGTTEEFLRSFGVSSIDELPVLSPVQVEEFKQEAEEEMHVKLDV, via the coding sequence ATGAATTATAAAGCTGCAATAGAGGCTATTTTATTTACCATGGGAGAATCCGTGGAGCTTGGAAGGATAGCCGATGCAATACAATTAAATGAAAAAGAAACAAAAAAGCTGCTTGACGAGCTGATTAAGGAATATAGAAGTTCTTCAAATATAGGTATGAATATCATAGAGCTTGATGGTGCTTATCAGATGTGTACAAAGCCACAGATGTATGAATATCTCATCCGCATTGCAAAGCAGCCTAAGAAGAGGGTGCTTACGGATGTGCTTTTAGAGACTCTTTCAATCATAGCGTACAAGCAGCCTGTAACAAAGGCTGAAATAGAAAAAATCAGAGGTGTATCAAGTGAACATGCCGTAAGCAAGCTTGTCGAGTACAATCTGGTGCAGGAGCTTGGAAGGCTGGATGCTCCGGGAAGACCGCTTTTGTTTGGTACCACAGAGGAATTTCTAAGGAGCTTTGGGGTTTCGTCTATCGACGAGCTGCCGGTACTAAGCCCTGTGCAGGTTGAGGAGTTTAAGCAGGAGGCAGAGGAAGAGATGCACGTGAAGCTTGATGTGTAG
- a CDS encoding D-alanyl-D-alanine carboxypeptidase family protein encodes MVIFLKKYKSKIALMVFICVLVCTVSCLLDFKTLEKQKMPGLEKKSVFMAAENTVAKNTDKAVNEPRLHAVSAALYDADDETFIYGRNMRDSMANASTTKLLTCIVALEKSDINDTVTISQNAASQPAVKLGLVAGNSYNMKDLLYGMMLESFNDCAYAIAEHVGGSTEGFAKLMNEKANEIGCLGTYFITPNGLDAENDISFHHSTAGDLCVIMSYCAWKSPKSTQFLEITQTMQYTFETEEGKMVFNNHNRLLTETDYCISGKTGFTAKAGYCYVAAVEKDGRRMCLSLLGCGWPNNKNYKWADAKSLVEYAVSDAAEDSYCDAACVTTQQTGDTRNTINLKYIENNKKNKKICKNFLKNFTINIGNFF; translated from the coding sequence ATGGTTATTTTTTTGAAAAAATATAAGTCGAAAATAGCTTTAATGGTTTTCATTTGTGTGTTGGTTTGTACTGTCAGCTGTTTGCTTGATTTTAAGACGCTGGAAAAGCAAAAAATGCCCGGTTTGGAAAAGAAAAGTGTGTTTATGGCAGCTGAAAATACTGTTGCTAAGAATACTGACAAAGCCGTAAATGAACCCAGGCTTCATGCTGTTTCAGCGGCATTATATGATGCGGATGACGAGACGTTTATATATGGTAGAAATATGAGAGACAGCATGGCAAATGCCAGCACCACGAAGCTTCTTACGTGCATTGTGGCACTTGAAAAATCTGATATAAATGATACTGTTACGATTTCACAAAATGCTGCATCACAGCCTGCGGTCAAGCTTGGACTTGTGGCCGGGAATAGCTATAATATGAAGGATTTACTCTATGGCATGATGCTTGAGTCGTTCAATGACTGTGCCTATGCGATTGCGGAGCATGTGGGCGGCTCGACGGAAGGCTTTGCAAAGCTTATGAATGAAAAAGCAAATGAGATAGGGTGCCTTGGCACGTATTTTATTACACCAAACGGGCTGGATGCTGAGAATGATATAAGCTTTCACCACTCCACAGCGGGAGATTTGTGTGTTATAATGTCTTATTGTGCGTGGAAATCACCAAAATCAACACAGTTTCTTGAGATAACACAGACTATGCAGTACACGTTTGAGACAGAGGAAGGTAAGATGGTTTTTAACAATCACAACAGGCTCCTTACGGAAACGGACTACTGCATATCGGGAAAGACCGGCTTTACCGCAAAGGCAGGTTACTGCTATGTCGCAGCAGTTGAAAAGGATGGAAGGAGAATGTGCCTTTCTCTCTTGGGCTGTGGGTGGCCAAACAATAAAAACTATAAGTGGGCTGATGCAAAGAGTCTGGTGGAGTATGCGGTTTCAGATGCTGCCGAAGATTCTTACTGTGATGCTGCTTGTGTAACAACACAACAGACCGGTGATACACGAAACACAATTAACTTAAAATATATAGAAAATAACAAGAAAAATAAGAAAATTTGCAAGAATTTTCTCAAGAATTTTACAATTAATATAGGAAATTTTTTCTAA
- a CDS encoding acyl-CoA carboxylase subunit beta: MSSNNQSLAMQRIAKLVDENSFMEIGSLVTARSTDFNLTAAKAPSDGVIIGHGLIDGNLVFIYSQDATVLNGTIGEMHAKKIASVYDMAMKMGAPVIGFIDCGGIRLQESVDALDGFGLIYAKEVAASGVIPQICGVFGNCGGGLSVVPALCDFAYIEESKGRMFINTPDAIEGNRVEKCDTAAASFQSENNGCVDGIGSEDDIIADIRALVSMLPLNNEGDVYTDSCEDDLNRACNSMADMKADPRFLLSELSDDHVFFETKKDFAKNMVTGFVKLNGMTVGAVANCSTVYDAEGKKAEEFALSLTAKGCNKAAEFVSFCDAFSIPVLTLTNVNGFKNCMCSEKKLAKALARMTYAFSSATCPKVNLITGEAYGSAYVAMNSKSIGADMVYAYPDAKIGMMDSKIAAEIMYPGADAKEIDEKAADYEKLQSSVSSAAARGYVDLIIDPADTRKYLVGAFEMLYTKYVDAPEKKHGTK, from the coding sequence ATGAGTAGTAACAATCAAAGCTTGGCAATGCAGCGTATTGCTAAGTTAGTCGACGAGAACAGTTTCATGGAAATTGGTTCTCTTGTGACAGCTCGCAGTACAGATTTTAACCTTACTGCAGCAAAAGCTCCTTCAGATGGTGTTATTATCGGACACGGTCTGATTGATGGAAATCTTGTATTTATCTACAGCCAGGATGCAACAGTTCTTAACGGAACAATCGGCGAGATGCATGCAAAGAAAATTGCTTCTGTATATGATATGGCCATGAAAATGGGCGCACCTGTTATCGGATTTATCGATTGCGGTGGTATCAGACTTCAGGAGTCAGTTGATGCATTAGACGGATTTGGTCTTATCTACGCCAAGGAAGTTGCAGCAAGTGGCGTTATTCCACAGATTTGTGGTGTATTCGGTAATTGTGGTGGCGGACTTTCTGTAGTACCGGCTCTTTGTGATTTCGCTTATATCGAAGAGTCTAAGGGCAGAATGTTTATTAATACTCCTGATGCAATAGAGGGTAACCGCGTTGAGAAATGCGATACAGCAGCAGCTTCATTCCAGAGTGAGAACAACGGATGTGTAGACGGAATCGGTTCAGAGGATGATATTATCGCTGATATCAGAGCTCTTGTCAGCATGCTTCCACTCAACAACGAGGGAGATGTATATACAGACTCATGTGAGGATGATCTCAACAGAGCATGTAACAGCATGGCTGATATGAAGGCTGATCCAAGATTCCTCTTATCAGAGCTTTCTGATGATCATGTATTCTTTGAGACAAAGAAAGACTTTGCCAAGAATATGGTAACAGGCTTTGTTAAATTAAACGGCATGACAGTCGGTGCAGTTGCAAACTGCAGCACAGTATATGATGCTGAGGGCAAGAAGGCAGAGGAGTTTGCACTTTCTCTTACTGCAAAGGGCTGTAACAAGGCAGCTGAGTTTGTATCATTCTGTGATGCTTTCTCAATTCCTGTACTTACACTTACAAATGTAAACGGATTCAAGAACTGCATGTGCTCTGAGAAGAAGCTTGCAAAGGCTCTTGCCAGAATGACATACGCATTCTCTAGTGCAACATGTCCAAAGGTTAACCTGATTACAGGCGAGGCTTACGGAAGCGCATATGTTGCAATGAACTCTAAGTCAATCGGAGCTGATATGGTTTATGCATACCCTGATGCAAAGATTGGTATGATGGATTCAAAGATTGCAGCTGAGATTATGTATCCGGGCGCTGATGCAAAGGAAATCGATGAGAAGGCAGCTGATTACGAGAAGCTTCAGTCTTCTGTTTCATCAGCAGCAGCCAGAGGATATGTAGACCTCATCATTGATCCGGCTGACACAAGAAAATATCTTGTAGGTGCTTTTGAGATGCTTTACACCAAATATGTAGATGCACCAGAGAAGAAACACGGAACTAAATAA
- a CDS encoding OadG family protein, with the protein MKKKITYILSLLMIVCMLGACGSDNAEKTYGGYTTDELHTEATDSLGNIQNYIALVDSCGGYDSYEKSVKKVEEKTGMTEGEVVYNTLGQSGASVSMKNIDAELDAVSSWLDLVDKYGDVKDATDGKDFTVTKSGGTLTTDMTLTFGKQDVTYELVYDSVTMEVTGISLTPVQTMGQKLAKAGQNTVISMSIVFCVLILISLIIYCFKFIALIGNKPKKAEAKSEPEKKETAAAAAPATDLTDDTELVAVISAAIAASEGTTTEGFVVRSINRR; encoded by the coding sequence ATGAAGAAAAAAATAACATATATCCTTAGCCTTCTTATGATTGTATGTATGCTTGGAGCATGTGGCTCTGACAATGCCGAAAAGACATACGGCGGATACACAACAGACGAGCTTCATACTGAGGCAACAGACAGTCTTGGCAACATCCAGAACTACATTGCGCTCGTAGATAGTTGTGGCGGTTATGACAGCTATGAGAAGAGTGTCAAGAAAGTTGAGGAGAAGACAGGCATGACAGAGGGTGAGGTTGTTTACAACACACTCGGACAGTCGGGAGCAAGCGTTTCAATGAAAAATATAGACGCTGAGCTTGATGCCGTTTCATCATGGCTTGATCTGGTTGACAAATACGGAGACGTAAAGGATGCAACTGATGGCAAGGATTTTACAGTAACTAAGTCAGGTGGTACACTTACTACCGACATGACACTTACATTTGGCAAGCAGGATGTAACATACGAATTAGTATATGATTCGGTTACCATGGAGGTAACAGGTATCTCACTTACTCCTGTTCAGACAATGGGACAGAAGCTTGCTAAGGCAGGACAGAACACAGTAATTTCAATGAGTATTGTATTCTGTGTACTTATTCTTATCTCTCTTATCATTTACTGCTTCAAATTTATTGCTCTTATCGGCAATAAGCCAAAGAAGGCAGAAGCAAAGAGCGAGCCTGAAAAGAAAGAGACTGCTGCTGCAGCAGCACCTGCTACAGACCTTACAGATGATACAGAGCTTGTAGCTGTTATCTCAGCAGCTATAGCAGCAAGCGAGGGTACTACAACAGAGGGCTTTGTAGTCCGTTCAATCAATAGAAGATAA
- a CDS encoding biotin/lipoyl-containing protein — protein sequence MKNYTITVNGNVYDVTVEETGSTPSTASAPRRAAAPAAAAPKAAAPAGAGSIKVEAGAAGKVFKLEAKVGDAVKKGDTLLILEIMKMETPVVAPQDGTVASIDVAVGDSVESGALLATLN from the coding sequence ATGAAAAACTATACAATTACCGTTAACGGAAATGTTTACGATGTTACAGTAGAAGAGACAGGAAGCACACCTAGCACAGCCAGCGCACCTAGAAGAGCTGCAGCACCTGCTGCCGCTGCACCAAAGGCTGCTGCACCTGCAGGAGCAGGAAGCATCAAGGTTGAGGCCGGAGCTGCCGGAAAGGTATTTAAGCTCGAGGCTAAGGTTGGCGATGCAGTAAAGAAGGGTGATACACTTCTTATTCTTGAGATCATGAAGATGGAGACACCTGTTGTTGCACCACAGGATGGAACAGTAGCAAGCATTGATGTTGCTGTTGGTGATTCAGTAGAGTCAGGTGCATTACTTGCAACATTAAACTAA
- a CDS encoding sodium ion-translocating decarboxylase subunit beta, whose translation MSYVGETLSNLLHQTAFFNLSVGNYVMIAVACVFLFLAIKKGFEPLLLVPIAFGMLLVNIYPDIIVSPEHSSNGVGGLLYYFYTLDEWSILPSLIFLGVGAMTDFGPLIANPISFLLGAAAQFGIFGAYFLAILLGFNDKAAAAVSIIGGADGPTSIFLAGKLGQTGLMGPIAVAAYSYMALVPIIQPPIMKLFTTKKERAIKMQNLRPVSKLERILFPVVVTIVVCTLLPTTAPLVGMLMLGNLFRESGVVRQLQETASNALMYIVVILLGTSVGASTSAESFLNMSTIKIVILGLIAFMVGTAAGVLFGKLLCFLTKGKINPLIGSAGVSAVPMAARVSQKVGAEEDPTNFLLMHAMGPNVAGVIGTAVAAGCFMAIFGI comes from the coding sequence TTGAGTTACGTAGGTGAAACACTTTCAAACCTCCTACATCAGACTGCCTTTTTTAATCTGTCAGTCGGAAACTATGTTATGATTGCCGTAGCATGTGTATTCCTGTTTTTGGCTATTAAAAAAGGATTTGAGCCTTTACTTTTAGTACCTATTGCTTTTGGTATGCTCCTTGTTAATATCTATCCTGATATTATTGTAAGCCCGGAGCACTCAAGCAATGGAGTAGGTGGTTTACTTTATTATTTCTATACACTTGATGAGTGGTCAATTCTTCCTTCACTGATTTTCCTCGGTGTCGGAGCTATGACAGACTTTGGTCCGCTTATCGCAAACCCTATCAGCTTCTTACTCGGAGCTGCAGCACAGTTTGGTATTTTCGGAGCTTATTTCCTTGCAATCCTTCTCGGATTCAATGACAAGGCAGCAGCAGCCGTATCTATCATCGGTGGAGCTGACGGACCTACATCTATTTTCCTTGCCGGAAAATTAGGTCAGACAGGTCTGATGGGACCTATCGCCGTGGCAGCGTACTCGTACATGGCATTAGTACCTATCATCCAGCCGCCAATTATGAAATTATTTACTACAAAGAAAGAGCGTGCGATCAAGATGCAGAACCTTCGTCCTGTAAGCAAGCTTGAGAGAATTCTCTTCCCTGTAGTAGTTACTATCGTTGTTTGTACACTGCTTCCAACTACAGCACCACTCGTTGGTATGCTCATGCTTGGAAATCTTTTCCGTGAGTCTGGTGTAGTACGTCAGCTTCAGGAGACAGCAAGCAACGCCCTTATGTACATTGTAGTTATCTTACTCGGTACATCAGTAGGTGCTTCTACAAGCGCAGAGTCATTCCTTAATATGAGCACAATCAAGATCGTTATCCTTGGTCTTATTGCATTCATGGTGGGAACTGCTGCAGGAGTACTTTTTGGAAAGCTTTTATGCTTCCTTACAAAAGGCAAGATCAATCCACTTATCGGTTCAGCCGGTGTATCCGCTGTTCCTATGGCTGCCCGTGTATCTCAGAAGGTCGGTGCAGAAGAGGATCCAACAAACTTCCTTCTTATGCATGCTATGGGACCTAACGTAGCCGGTGTTATTGGAACTGCCGTAGCGGCCGGATGCTTCATGGCTATATTCGGTATTTAG
- a CDS encoding oxaloacetate decarboxylase subunit alpha: protein MSEVVKKPLKITETVLRDAHQSLIATRMTTEQMLPIVDKMDKVGYNAVECWGGATFDACLRFLKEDPWDRLRKLRDGFKNTKLQMLFRGQNILGYRPYADDVVEYFVQKSIANGIDIIRIFDCLNDIRNLQTAVTACNKEKGHAQVALSYTLGDAYTLDYWMDMAKRVEDMGADSLCIKDMAGLLVPAKATELVQALKDSTSLPVELHTHYTSGVASMTYMKAVEAGVDIIDTAMSPFALGTSQPATEVMVEAFKGTEFDTGLDLNLLSEIADYFRPMREEALASGLMNPKVLGVNINTLRYQVPGGMLSNLISQLKEQGKEDKYEEVLAEVPRVRKDLGEPPLVTPSSQIVGTQAVFNVLMGERYKVATKETKDILLGKYGQTVKPFNPEVVDKVLGDDKKNAITCRPADLLEPELDKIEAEMKQWKQQDEDVLSYALFPQVATDFFKYRQAQQTGVDAKAADTENKAYPV from the coding sequence ATGTCAGAAGTGGTAAAGAAACCATTAAAAATAACAGAAACTGTTCTTCGTGATGCACATCAGTCACTGATTGCAACCAGAATGACAACAGAGCAGATGCTTCCAATCGTTGATAAAATGGACAAGGTTGGATACAACGCAGTAGAGTGCTGGGGTGGTGCAACATTTGATGCCTGCCTTAGATTCTTAAAGGAAGATCCATGGGATCGTCTCAGAAAATTAAGAGACGGCTTCAAAAATACAAAGCTCCAGATGCTTTTCCGTGGACAGAATATCTTAGGATATCGTCCATATGCAGATGATGTTGTTGAGTATTTCGTACAGAAGTCAATCGCAAACGGAATCGATATCATCCGTATTTTCGACTGCTTAAATGATATCAGAAACTTACAGACAGCAGTTACAGCATGTAACAAGGAAAAGGGACATGCCCAGGTAGCTCTTTCATACACACTTGGAGATGCTTACACACTTGACTACTGGATGGATATGGCAAAGAGAGTTGAGGACATGGGTGCTGACTCACTTTGTATCAAGGATATGGCCGGTCTTTTAGTTCCTGCAAAGGCTACAGAGCTTGTTCAGGCTTTAAAGGATTCTACAAGCCTTCCTGTCGAGCTTCATACACACTACACATCAGGTGTTGCTTCAATGACATACATGAAGGCTGTTGAGGCCGGAGTTGATATCATTGACACAGCTATGTCACCATTCGCTCTTGGAACAAGCCAGCCTGCAACAGAGGTTATGGTTGAGGCATTCAAGGGTACAGAGTTTGATACAGGTCTTGATCTTAATCTCTTAAGTGAGATTGCTGATTACTTCAGACCAATGAGAGAGGAAGCTTTAGCTTCAGGTCTCATGAACCCAAAGGTACTCGGAGTAAATATCAATACTCTCCGTTATCAGGTTCCTGGAGGAATGCTTTCAAACCTTATCTCACAGCTTAAAGAGCAGGGCAAAGAGGACAAGTACGAGGAGGTTCTCGCAGAGGTACCTCGTGTGCGTAAAGATCTCGGTGAGCCACCACTTGTAACTCCTTCTTCACAGATCGTTGGTACACAGGCTGTATTTAACGTACTCATGGGCGAGAGATACAAGGTTGCTACTAAGGAGACTAAGGATATCCTTCTTGGTAAGTATGGTCAGACAGTTAAGCCTTTCAACCCTGAGGTTGTTGACAAGGTTCTTGGTGATGATAAGAAGAATGCCATCACATGTCGTCCGGCAGATCTTCTTGAGCCAGAGCTTGACAAGATTGAGGCTGAGATGAAGCAGTGGAAACAGCAGGATGAGGATGTTCTTTCTTATGCTCTTTTCCCACAGGTTGCTACTGATTTCTTCAAGTACAGACAGGCACAGCAGACAGGTGTTGATGCAAAGGCCGCTGATACTGAGAATAAGGCTTATCCTGTATAG